A segment of the Rattus norvegicus strain BN/NHsdMcwi chromosome 16, GRCr8, whole genome shotgun sequence genome:
TAAACATGGCTCTAAATCAAACTCATTCTGGGTAAAAGTGTTCGTGGCACACAGGAAGACCTGGAGGAGACTGCGGTAGGTGTCATGCTGCCACTGAGGCCCTCTGTCCCAGGCCTGCAGTTAAACTGCACACAGCTGTGCCTTCTTCCTGTTCTCCACACCACACTCTTAGCTGTCACATGTGCTGTGTGCTAGCCTCACTTAGGGACTGTGCAGTTTCTTGCGGCGCCCCTCCCCCCTTTGCTTTCATCTCTCAATTCAAAGCAGATTGTTTACCCCTCTCCTTATTTAACCTGCAGTTAGGACAGGACGCCAGCAGGTGGCAGTAGTGTCAAAATCAAAGGCCTCACCTAAGCTGCTAAGGGGCTAGCAGCTCCGTGAGAATGAATATCCCTCATTTATACCCAGTTCTTTTCCAGGTACCCATTAGTAACTAATGATTAACAAGTAATAATGGCAGCAATAAAACATCCACTTAAAGTGCTCAGACTCGGGCGCGAtgacgcacacctttaatctcagcagttcggagtcagaggcaaatggatatctgagtttcaggccagccagggctacatagtgagaccctgtctcaaaaaatactcATTATGATTTGATTTTGTTATATAatagctttgttttattttgcttgttttgtttttgtttttgtttttgtttttgttttttttgacacagtctcatgtagcccaggctggccttcaactggTTGTGAggtccaggatggccttgaacttgagatcttctTGCTCACacctaagtgttgggattgcagatggCACCACGATGCCAAGCTGTGTTTTGTGCATGGGAGGGTAGTGTGTAGTATGTTTGTGCACTTCAAGGCCAGAGCAACCTCTGGTGTCTCTCAAGCACCCACCATTTGTGTCATCATAGAACTCAGCAAGTATCTTGGGGGTCCTGGCTAAGCTGTCCCAGCCCTGTGTGGtgtatttttgaaagaaaaaatagcatTGTCATATATTTTCAGAGGTACACGTTAGAGGAATGTTAAAGGAAGACAGACCACCGGTGCCAGGGAGCCCTAGTTTTCATAATACACCCTCAGGTGACTTCTCACACATTCCGCTTGTCACAGCCCCGACTTAAGGGTCAGCGGGAGGCCTGGTGCCTCTGGATGCTTGCCCAGCCCTGACCAGAGGTCTGCTGCCTGTCATGGTCCCGATGTGCTCCGGGTCCTACTTAATCCCTTACCAGTCAGAAGTCTGCTGTGGTTAGAAGCTGTTACCATGAGACCTAAGGAAAGGAGAGAGCGGCCCTGGTCTGTCTCAGGCCTAAACCAGCCACTGTGCTCAGTGTTCAGAAATTCATAGGTCTTTGTGGCACAGTGACTGCCtcgtgttttttttgtttgtttgtttctttgtttttttgtttttttccggagctgaggactgaacccagggccttgctctaccactgagctaaatccccaaccccgactgccTCGTTTTTAATGTCTTCCTGTGTTTATTGTGTACATCCAAGAGTGTGGCCAGAGGACCCTAAGGAGTGGGTTCCAGCACGTGGGTCTCAGGATAGAATTCAGTTCATTAGGCATGGCAGCAGTGGCTCTTCTTGCTGGGCTGTCCTGTCAGATCCTATGACTTCTCTTTCAGTGTTTCTGTAACCCACGTTTCTGTCCAGTGCAGTGGTTGTTAAGGACCCCGTCCTGCTCTAGGTGTGGAAACACGGCCCTTGAGAGGACACAGCCTGGATGTGACAGAGACCAGCATCCTGACTTTCTAGACAAGGCTGGGTGCAGGCCGAGACTCTAACTACAAAGAACTAAATCAGACCCTGGCCCTTTGAGTACTTTGAAGCAAAGTAGAAATCCATGTTGGATGAGCTGTGGTTCCCATTGGCTTGCACTGCTGGGAGATGTAGAAGTTGTTATCTCAGAAGAGCCCAGGACTTGTGACAGCGTTGTTGAGCACTGCAGTGCCTGAGTGGCCGTTCTGAGGAACGAGGGAAGTCTTCACATGGTAGTGGGGATGTGAGGTGCTTTGCACATGCAGTGCTTGAGTGCTTCTCTCCaggttttatgtatttttaagctTCTTACTGATATTGTATGTACTGCTGTTCGCAGGCCTCCAGTGTAGCACAGTGTAGTCTGGAGTAGCTGTCCCCTCCACTTTAGACAATCGAGCCAAGGAGTGGGACTCACAGACAGCCCGCCACTTCAtgcttgctttattttaatttttagtaatGAGAGGAAGTCAGGAATCCGTGTTGTCTCTGCGCATGTACCACACACCGTCTCCACACACTGAGGTCACGGGAGGTCGGGTGGAGGCTGAGCTGTGTGCCCTGCTGCGTGTGCCCTTCCTCTCACCTTGCCTGTAGATTTGGCGCTAACCGCTGCTGATAACAGCCGGAGACAGTACCTACACGGTACTCAGCCTGGTGCCTGGCACAACCGTAGAAAATGTTCCTCCCAGAAGCCTCGCCCACCTCTGTCACCTCCCACCCGTCTGCTGGAAGTGCAGCCCACACTGATAATTTCTTCTCACCTGCTCTGCCTCACAGGTCCTAGGACGGTGATCCACCCTAAAGCCCGAATCATCGCAGAGGCCGGCCCAATCATTATCGGCGAAGGAAACCTAATAGAGGAGCAGGCCCTCATCATAAACGCGTGAGTGAGACCCACCGGTGCTCGGAATTGTGCACAACCGGAAGGTTTCCCAGCAGTGGCAGCTGCCCGGGAGCCTGGCTCAGCTCAGGAAAGCCAACTGTTTCAGAGCTGCGGAAGGGTGTCTGTGACCAGTTAGCATTAAGTACGTGAAAGACCAGACCAGGAAGACACTGAGAAAACCAGACCCCCACTCCCAcccgcaccccaccccaccatcaGCCCTGGGTCTAGTGGCTGTAATGGTTTCCTGATCTCATCCAGAATCCCCGTGTTGTGCCTACCACACCGAAGACTGTTTTGGttggatttcctgtgtgtctgcgtgtgaaTTTAACTGTGCTTCATGTTCCACATGGGAGGCACCCAGAATTACATCCACGAAATATGGGATCCTTCTAGCAGTTCATAAACGTTAAAGATAACAGTGTGATAAGATGTTAGACAGTGTGTATCCTTGTGCACTGGGCTACAATACCCACGGTGTTTTCAAAAGCATGTATAAATTTTTCTAGATAAAATTTTGGCAAGAAATTTAAGCTTTTACCTAATTTGTAGCAACAATGTATGGAATTTGTGTGGGAAAATACTTAGCTGTGATAAAAAAAGGCTGATTTGTCTGACACACAGGACCTGTGGGAGTTTCTTACAGTGTGAATCCATTTTTTTCCCAGTATTACTATTCTCTTTAGTTAGTACCTTGGTTGTGAGATCATTCACATCAGCCTGTGAATCAGCAGAGATCAGCTGTCAGAGAGAAACCTCTGCTCTAAGCAGACAGCTTTATCTTCCACATATTTCACTAATTATCTATAGCTCAAAGTAACGGTTTCCATTTCACAGTTTTAAGTGGTTATTGTGAATAGAAAAATTCTAAGTTAGGCATGATTTTGATCCTTCTAAAGAAAGCtaaaagtatatttattgttttggggttttgttgttgttgtttacactGTCTTAGAGAACTGTCCTCTGAATTTAGAATTTAGGAAATAAGGaagactagagaaatggctcagtagttaggaatACTTGCTGTTTGTGCTGAGTTCTTGAGTTCAGGACTCTTCACTGACACAGAGCAGCTCATATCCACCAGTGACATCAGCACCAGGGGGTTTGATACATTCCCTGAGCCccttctctctctgagacaggatctctctgtagccctggctgtcctggaactcactttgtagaccaggctgtcctcaaactcagagacatcTGCCTCACTCTGccttcctgggattaaaggtgagatGCCTCTTCTGAGGTTGCTTTCATTCCTGTGACTTCTTACATTGCAGTAGTTCTGTTCAGCATAGAAGCCAGCCTTCCCTGGCacaggagagggctggagaagTGATTCCCCTGGCTCAGGAGCTAGGGGTAGCTGTGCGTTTTAAAGCTTGGTGCAGGTAAAACTGAGACAGGTGATTCCAATTCTGAAATGAGATAGCAGCTGCATACTATATCACTGGCCTTTGGTGATTTGTGTCCTTGCTTTATAGCCATCCAGATAACATCATCCCAGACACTGAAGACCCAGAACCCAAACCCATGATCATCGGCACCAACAACGTGTTTGAAGTGGGCTGCCGTATCCTTTGCAGTGATCTGCCCCGATCACTCCCAGATGTGTTTGGAGCCTAGATCTCTCCCTGTATAGAAACTGACATACCTTATCCCGTAGACTAAAATATATAGACTAGGCCATCAAGCTCTTACACAGACTCATCGAAGTATGTTCAGAAGTCTTTTGGGaggatggagagacggctcagcagttaggaattCTAGCCACTCTGCAGacgaccctggttcaattcccgttgctcatggttgctcacaacggtctgcaactccagtttctGGGGATCTAACAtcctcacacaaatacacatgcaggcaaaacaccaatgtacgtgaaataaaaataaatcattaaagaatttttaaaaaagaaatcttttctaagatagagagggagggagataatAACAGTAAATCCTTTCTGCGACTGGGGCTGTAGTCTACAGCACATGGCTGCCATGGGTTTAATCCTTATCACCTCAGAAGCCAAGAGGTCGCTCCTGTTCTGGCAAGTCACTTGGTAaggtaaatacacacacacacattccccacacataccacacactccccacacatacataccacacacaccccacacacaccccacacacacacacacccccccccacacacacaccacacacacaccccacacacacatacacacccacaccccacacataccacacacaccccacacataccacacaccacacacactccccacacacacacacacccacacacacacaccccacacataccacacactccccacacacacacaccccacacacatacacaccctacacacacacaccccacacataccacacacaccccacacataccacacacaccccacacataccacacacaccccacacataccacacaccacacatacacacactccccacacatacacaccccacacacacacaccccacacataccacacaccacacacacacacaccccacacatacacacactccccccacacacacaccccacacacataccacacaccacacacacacacacaccccacacacatacacacaccacacacacacacactacacacacacaccacacacactcccacacacacacacacactccccacacataccacacacacataccacacatacccacacatacacattccccacacatatcacacacaccccacacataccacacacacacacacacacacaccccacacacacactccccacacataccacacacataccgtacacacacactacacacacacacacaccccacacatagcccacacacaccccacaccaacACACtccccacacataccacacacacaccccacacataccacacacacatcccacacataccacacacacacacacacacactccccacacataccacacacacacacacacacacacacaccccacacacacactccccacacataccacacacataccgtacacacacacaccccacacacacactccccacacataccacacacataccccacacacaccccacacatatcccccacacacaccccacacataccacacacacacaggtcttcagctctttgAAGGTTCTTTACTAGGACTGTAGCTTGTTGACAGGTAGGCTTGATTGAGGGCATTGTGACACGGAGAAACTAGTTCTAGCTTTGATGCTAAagctggcaaaatggctcagcaggtcacAGCACTCGCCACCAAGCCCTTGCCCgttccacatggtggaaggagagaactgactccctcaactgtcctctgatctcaacacatacacacagctggcacacatgtgtgcacaggtacaGATACCCATGTGTGCACACTAAGTAAGTGAATGCAGTCAAGTGTGTGAAGGTATAGGGGTCGCTTGTTTCTGAGCGAAGGTATTTGTGTTTGAGAATTGAGCTGTGTGAGCAGAGACTCCTGGCAGGCAGTCTGCGCAGCCCCCTCATAGCTCTGTCCCAGGACACTGAGGACATTCTGGATGCATGGGAACGAGTATTGACTTGAGTATTGACTTAACTCGGCTTTACAGATTCCCAAGCCATGAAAATGGGAGACAATAATGTCATTGAGTCAAAAGGTAAGCTGTGCCCAGAGAGCTCTGTCGTCATAGAGATTACTTCCTTTCTCTTCGTTGTGTCCTGGGAAACGGCCTAAGGGCAAGCAAGGTGGTATGCTGGGGTTGGACCAATGTCATTGTCAGGCTAATTCTCTGCCTCAGAAGAACCTAACCTAGTTATGTGGTTATCTGATAGCGTGGCTAACTACATTAAGTGAAAAAGACAGCCTGGTACGGTTAAGCTGGGGCTGGATTCGAGCTCCATGGGAAGCTCTGAGATGAACGTCTTTCTGCCTGATGTGTCAGCACTGCCATAGCTGGTGCACATTCTTGTAGAATGGCTTGCCAGTGGCAGCTTTGCCAGGAACTGCTTTCTTTAATTTCAGGACTGCTTTACCTAGCCAATCAGAGACACTGACATCTACTTATCAAAATTAGAGGCAAGCTCCCAGAGCTAATGCCCCTGCATGCTTGGGAGAGAACACTGCTGGAACATTGCCTTGTCTTTCCTATATGTCCACTACCCCCATTGACCTTTAAAGGGAGCAGAAGAGTAGGATGGACTCCCTGCTCAGAGACCTTACCTTACTCGTCCTATGCCACATGGCCTGTTAGCAAGGACTCTGAGAAGTCCACCTGCACCCACGCACTGCCTGCTCTGCGCTGTCTGTGCACTCACTGTGAGGCGTTTCCGGTCTCCTCTTACGGCCCATTAGTGTTTCTATACCTAATCATAATGGGAAGCGTGAGCTGCCCACTCACTCGCCGTCTCAGGCTGTCACTCTGCCTTTGCTGCAGCGTACGTAGGCAGGAATGTCATCCTGACCAGCGGTTGCATCATTGGCGCTTGCTGCAGCCTGAACACCTTTGAAGCCATCCCTGAGAACACAGTGATCTATGGCGCCGACTGCCTGCGGCGGGTGCAGACGGAGCGGCCACAGGTACCAAAGCCTCTCTAAAAGGAGTCCATCTAGGACCCTGGCCTCCCAAAGTTCCATGTGACTGTCCCAGTGGGCAGCAAATGATTAGGGGGCCAAGAGTGTGACTTGGTCTGATTAGCATACAAGGCCCAGGATTTCATTCCCAAAGCAAATGAATTCTTTAGATTAaaatcacgtgtgtgtgtgtgtgtgtgtgtgtgtgtgtgtgtgtgtgtgtgtgtcctgtgtgtgtacacatgctcacGTGTGACAGTGACAGTGGTAATGGAGGAGGAGGGTCCAGAGCTGTTCTTCCCATGCACCATTGAGCCTCACAGGGAAATGTTCACTCCCCGACTCACCCCAAATACAAACCGTAAAGATGAGGTGCAGCCCTCCAAACGCCCCATGGGTTTCTAACTTGGTTTATGAAAGCGCCAGGGCTCAGTTATACACACAGCTTCTGAGGAGAGGAAGGATGTTTAGATATTTATCAGGCTTACAAGAATCGCCCCTTCCTAGTAACTCAAGATGAGGAGATGAAAGGCTCAGGCGCCAGGCTTCCCTGACACATGAGGCATTCACACTGGACTGTAAAGCTCCTGTCTTGCCATACTCAGTACAGATTTCTTaagcttcttttcctctctcctcaaagaaattatttttaagacattTGGTActtgacctttcttttttttttttttttttttttcggagctagggaccgaacccagggccttgcggtacttgacctttctttttttttttttttttccggagctagggaccgaacccagggccttgcggtacttgacctttcttttttttttttttttaagtttttttttttttaagatttatttatttataagtacactgtagttgtcttcagacacaccaggagagggaatcagatctcattacagatggttgtgagccaccatgtggttgctgggatttgaactcaggacctctggaagagcagtcagtgctcctaaccgctgagccatctctccagccccgacctTTCTTAATCATACTTTTAATCATAAACTAAAATCAATTCTTTCTAGATTACTTCACTTTTCCATTCTCGGAGTTTAGTGTAGGCCctgctggtctggaattcacggccacggatgaccttgaacttctgtccTTCCGAGTCCAATTCCCTAGGGCAGGGATTACTGAGGCACCACTGTGCCTgctttgtgtggtgctgggacgCAAACCCAGGGTTTCCTGCATGCTGAGCCACACCCTACACCCCATCAACGAGCTACTTCCTCACCCCGTGGATGACTTATGAGATGGTATTCCATAAACTAAAGGGGAAATTGAGTTCTTTAAATTATCCTCCTGAATAATAGCAAAAGTGATTAAAGGGGGAAACAAACTAAGAATTGGAGAGAGACAGTGTGAAGTGAGCAAGAGCATCAGAAGTCTCTCAGACGGCATAGGTGTGCAGCCTGCTCGCACGAGTCAGGTGTGAAGCCGGCTCCCAGATGTCACCGGTTGTAAGGATCAAGCAGTGGCCTTTATTAGGACAGCTTCCTTGAACTCTTTGACACAGCGTCCAGGATGGAGCCCCTCACATGAGTTTACAGTCAGCAGAGGGACAGTGCCAGCCTAGGGAGAGTCAACTTCAGCTGAGGGCATTGCAGGCTATGTGGGAAGCACTCTTAAGGCTTAGAAGTCAGgataaaaatctaaacaaaatttgcaagtgttttctgtgtgttttataTGGAAGATTGTCTGGCTTTGTTCTCAGACTTACTGCATTCCATTACAAACTTAAGGCAGAAACGGACAGAGTGGAAATTGTGTTGAGCTCCAGGAACTAATACCATTTCCCCCTGGTGTTGCTGACCTTGCTCTCTGTCCGTCCTCACTCTTTTCAGCCCCAGACACTACAGCTGGATTTCTTGATGAAGATCTTGCCCAATTACCACCACctgaagaaaacaatgaaaggCAGCTCGACTCCAGTCAAGAACTGAGAAGATGTCGGGGCGGAGCTCCGTCTTGTCATGGGGCCCAGTGTGTCAGCATCACGCTGACTTTACACTGGAGACTTGAGTTGGAGGGAGGAGGGTCCCATTGTCACTGCTGTTATAATTTATATGGGTGTATTGTTTCCCTCTCCTTGTTCTGGTAATGTATAGACtcggtttttcttttgttatataaACTATTAGCCATGCAGTTACTGTGTAAAAGACTCCCCATGATAACCTGTCATATTATGTGTTTATATCCTAATGTAACCGTATGCTGTAACTAAATACAAGTCTGGCTACTCGCATTAACCTTCCCAAAGCAGCCTCAATTTTCATTATTAATGTTTATGATCCTTCAAAGCTGAGGTTCCTACCTCTCATTCTTGTGTATTTATAGCTGTTTAAAAATGGAGGTGAGGTTCTGGAGAGATGCACCAGTGGTTAAAACACTGCTCTTCCAGCCAggcttgactcccagcacccacatgatggttcataaccatttgtaactccagttccgggggatctgacatgctcttctgacctctgagggcaccaggcacgaAAGTggggcatatacatatatgtagacagACCACATAAAGACTGAATGAGTCTAATGAAATTGTAAAACATGTGAGGGCTGGAAGGCTAGGCTCACAGCTGAAAATGCAGGTGGGATCTCAGCGTCGACTGAGGGTAGATCTCAGTCTGTTTAAAGGATTATGCATCCGTATGTTTCTGCTCTCAGTAAGGAATGGTCTCTGATTCAAATGACAAGCAAGTGACCACTCAGCTTCGTgtgtccctgagctctgaggataATAAAACTAAGAttggggtctggagaggtggctcaatgtgTGAAAGCTAAAGGCACTTGCTATCGGGTCTGCTGACCTCAGTtctatccccagaactcacatggcagagagaactgactcccacagttgtcctctgacccccacacataccccacaggtacacatgcacacacatacacgtaagtGTACAGATATAAATACTAAAatgctttgaaatttttatgtCTATGACATTTTGACACAGTACTAATCACTAACTATTGGTATTTATAATATTGCTTATCTAATTACATAGAGGTTGAATAATTAAGGACTGtattgtaatctttttttttctttcaatgttgGGGCTTGAACCAAAGGCTTCATATGTATTCAAGGCTTCATACAGTCTACCACCAAGCCATACCTTCAGCCTCTCATATCTTAATAATCCAATCCAATAGAACATACAATTAATAGAACACAACTCTTCAGCTTATGAATCTGAGGACATTAATACCAAGATACTAAATCAGATGAATACTAAGATAGTGTCTCGATACTTAATATTCTTGTGAATAGGACCTAGAactctctttatatttctgaaacTGGTAGACAGATAATCCagaacatggggctggagagatgactcagcagttaaagagcacTGTCTgatcctccagaggtcctgagttcaattcccagctgcacgtggtggctcacaaccatctgtactgagatccaatgtcttctggtgtgtctgaagagagctacagtgtactccgtacataaaataaatctaaaaaaaaaaaaaaaaaatccagaccaGGGCTGGAGCACTCAGCTGTAGTAGGCTAAACGGCCATGGGAACAGGACACCATGGTGCTGATGCCCTTTTTTTTATAACGGTCATTCAACCAGCAGCCCCGATGGTGAAGTCAAAATTCTGTTGCTCATGGTAATTCTCTCAGTATGACATCAAAATTACAGAACTGAACCACCTGCCTATAGGAGCAGCCACAGC
Coding sequences within it:
- the Dctn6 gene encoding dynactin subunit 6: MAEKTQKSVKIAPGAVVCVESEIRGDVTIGPRTVIHPKARIIAEAGPIIIGEGNLIEEQALIINAHPDNIIPDTEDPEPKPMIIGTNNVFEVGCHSQAMKMGDNNVIESKAYVGRNVILTSGCIIGACCSLNTFEAIPENTVIYGADCLRRVQTERPQPQTLQLDFLMKILPNYHHLKKTMKGSSTPVKN